The genomic DNA CATCGTTGCAAAGAGCTCTCCAACCCATCGAAAACCGCAATTTGTCCCGCCTGCATCTGGGCGAGTTCGGCAATCGAACTGACGACGTCCAGTCCTGCATCACGGGCCCAATCACCTACGTAGCCCTTGCCGCATGGTGGATGCACCACCGCGCATAGCGCTTTGTGACCGTCCGCAAGCCAATTGGTTAGAGTTCCGGCGATACACCGGTTGAGTATTTTCTTGAGTTCGGTGTGTGCTGCCTCTCGCTCTTTGCTATCGCTGTAATGCTTCAGCGATGGATCGTCCTCCAGGCTATCGGACTTCACCCACGGCAACTCAGCTCGCACATTATCAAATACATGCTCCAGCGTACGTCGGGTTTCCCCTTGGGGCCAAACATAACTCCCAAATTCGATAAGCTCTTCGGGGAGTTTTGCTTTGTCTTCATCTTCCTCGGTGACAGTCATTCAAAGCCATCTCGATCAGGGGGCAACAAACTTGGGCATCAAAGCGCCAAAGGCCACAATTTATTTTTTTGGTCACTATCAGCTAGAGCAACCATGCGTCCGGTCCATAATGTTCGCCAGATTCACATTCTGGCTGAACCTCTTCATATCCGCACCGTAAAAGGCACGGTTACTTGCCATGGCCTTCATCGCACACGAATGACAGGATGTCGCGTGTCGTTCTCGCGGCAGGACCGTCGCGACATCAGCTGCAACCCAGAGAAAAAGTACCTGATGAAGAAAGGTGAACTTTTCGTCTAGAGAACCGGAAGGTCCGGCTGCGTGCACTATGCCCCGCGCCTTCACCGGCGGGCATAGACGGCAAACGAAGCAAGACAGGCCTATGGCTAATCCCCGACCGCGACGGTAATGCGCGGCGAACTTGGTCCAAAAAACAATGGTTCGGGGCCTAATCATTGAACATACAGATTTCGATCCCAAAGACCGTGTCAGCTTGTTTGTGCTGTGCTATCGCGCTGACAAGTTAGGTAAACGGTTCAGTCGCGATCAATCGATGTAAAGAGCTTGATTGTTCCGGCCCCCTGCCCGCAAAAATTTTCATCAGCGCGTATATGCTCATGTGTCGCCACTGCCGCACGGCCATGCCGAGCGACAACAAAACCATGATCCGACAGTTGCGGTTCTTTATTTACATAGACTTCAACGCTTCTTCTGGCATGCTGTCTGACACAGTAATTTCCAAAGTGTCTTTGCATGCCCAGCTCCTAAGCCACGCGGCCGCTCCTTCACGCTTGCGAATGGCCTTATCGGATTTTGGCGGCACCCAGCCATAGATGGGTTGCTCACGCCAACCGGGTTTCGACATCCCGAAAACCCATCTCATATTCCCGTAGGTTGAAGGATCTCGGCCATCCAGAGACAGACGATCATTCAGATAGCACGCTGTTTTCCACGCTGTCTCTGGATCCCTCGTCCATTTAATAAGTTGCTTCCCCCAGTACATGCGCAAATTGTTGTGCATATATCCATTGTGCAGCCACTGACGCTGAGCCGCATTCCATGTCTCGTCATCAGTGCGGCCGTGAACCAGATCGGTAAGCTTATAAAGAACGGGCCGCTCATCTTCTACGTGCGCCAGAAGGGAGTGCCGCGGCTTTTCTGGTACGCTGTCAAAGCTATCGGGAGCTTCAACCCGGTAAGCTTGATAATGAAAGTACTCGCGCCAAGTCAGCAGCTCATCTAGATATTTCCATTTGGCTTTTGCAGGAGCGTCGCTCGCCCGCACGGCAGCCGTGATTTCACGAGGCCCAATGATACCAAAATGCAGATAAGGTGACAGGCGGGATACGCCGTCCTCCTCTGCTGGGTTGTTCCTTTGGTAAGGATAAAGCTCAAGCCTATGTACAACAAAGTCTCGTAAAGCGGCATTCGCGGCTTTCGATGTCGGTTCAAAATCAAGAACAGGCCGAAGACTATGATCGATGTCACATTCCGAGATAATGGATGCGATTTCGTCGTCCGATTTATTCCCCAAGGCCTCGTCTTCAAAGCATAGGCCACCATCCAAGATTGCGGCATTTGCTGCAATGTCAGATTGATGTGCTTCGTATTTCGGACGAAGTGCCCCGCTGGCTTTTCGAAAGGCCGGCGTTGCCCTTAAACCATCAGACAACACGCGCGTTGGTACCAATCGCGCAGTATCTACTGCAAATACAGTACGGTTGCACCTCTCTGCGAAGCGCTTTGCCTGTGCGCGCGCCACGAACACCGGATGATCATCGGTGAAAACCGCAGCCGCATCCTCAGCAAGTCGGTATACCAAGCCTTTTTCGTGTCGCCTTTTGCGTTCAACATAGGTGACGCACCTGACGCCGCGCTCGTCGCAGCCCTGTTGCAAATCCCGACTCGCATGAAGCAGAAAGTGATGCAGTCTGTCCGAGGCATACGGGTAATCCTCCCGCACCCCATGATAAACCACAACGGGCAATCCGATGTCATTACCCAGCTCCACGGCTGCGTCAATTACAGGATTATCCCAGGCCCACAGCGTTTGCTGGATCCAGCAGAGTACGTATCTTGCACCATTCTTACGGTTCAGTGGCACGTCATTTAGCGCACGCACGCGATCGCAAATGTCGGCCGACCAATTTATCGCCATTCCACCTTCAATCTTTCTTGTCGTACTTTGAGATCGATATTTCCTCGAAACCTAAATTAGTTAAGAACAGTGAATACACGCTGACAACCATAGCGTGATGTCACACTTTGCAGAAATGTGTTTTCGCATCATCCACCGGAGCGCTTCCAAAATCCGCCTGATCCGGGATCCGCCCAAACGCAATCTTCGCGCCAAGATAACCTCCCGGAACGATATCTTGCACACCAAGTGTGATAGCCTCCGGTCCGTGGTCACGGCGAAGTTTGTCCATCACATCGCTGATCTTTTCCCATTTCGCGACACCGCATTGTTCGGGATCCATCTGCCCGCGAAAGAGATCACTCGTCATTTGCTTGTCATCAGTCAGACCATGAAGCATCACGCTGACCGACCTTGGTGCGAAGTTGACCGCGCGCTCGGCCTCCTTGAGACTCTTCCCTAACGTTTCCAAAAAGGTGTGGTCATCTCTAGCTGGTAGAAAAGATCCTTCCCAATCCCACCGAAGATCATCCTTCCGACTGTTCGTACGGCCCCGATACCCGCCGCCTTTAAAACTTACGGACATCTTCGTGGCCCGCAAATCGTCACGTCGCAAGCGACGCGCCGCGCCGAGCGTCAATTGTCTGGCACAGATTGCGACCTTTTGGGGGGTACGCCAATCGGCAGGAAGCATTCGGCTATGGCCAAACATGCGCTTTTGGGTAGGTAGTTTTTCCGCATGAAGGCCGTGCAGTTCATTCCAGAATCTCTCGCCCTCTACACTGCGCCAAATGGCGCGAGCTTGTTTCGGAGCGATCGCCCATAGCGAACGAAAATCGGTAACTCCAGCCGCCATTAGCCGAGATTCCATGCCGGTAGATATACCTGGTATATCAGTCAATTTTATGTGCGCGAGGCTCTTAGGAAGGTTAGACGTTTCAATGAGGGCGAACCCGTTAGGCTTGTTGGCTTCAGCACCTATCTTAGCCAAGAGCTCTGTCGGCGCCATCCCTATCGAACATGTCAATACGGGACTAAAGGCAGACGCAAGAACCGTCTTTATTCTGTCGGCAAGTGCATGTCCTTTCCGCGCCTCGCTGGGAAGAAGATGGCAAACCACCTCATCGATGGACCTTACATGTGTGACCGGTAGGATCGTCTCCAAAACTTTGATAATGCGTTTGTGCAGGCGGACATAAACGTCGTGGCGAGCAACGACAAAAATCATGTCTGGAACGATTTTGCGAGCCTCTGAAATGCTCGCCATTCCTTTTACACCAAGCGCCTTTGCTTCCCGGCTGATAGCAATGCACCCCGTATTCGGACGATCGAGGGGGACCACACCTACAGGTTTCCCACGCAGATCAGCATTAAAGTGCTGTTCCGCAGTCGCGAAGAAGCTGTCGAAATCCAGATACAGTCGCGAAACAGGGTTTGGTGCAATTTGGTACATAAGGAATCACTGCCTAAAGAGACCGACAGAACATAAAGGGAACAAAGCTGATTTTCAACGTCATGTTAAGAAGACGCCTCGCAGCAAATTTGCTAAACAGTCGAACCTATGACCGATGCCGTGAATGGATCGATTGTGCAGCAACCCACTGATGTCCGCTTGAGCTACTTCATATGCCGCAACCGGCGAGATAACAGTGATGCATCAGTGTCGGTGTCAGAACTGCCGCGACAGACCTAGTTCGTACGTTCGGCAGACCCATGCTTTTCAATCAAACTGTCGGCACTATTGCGATCGGAGCTGACGTCCACGTCTAATGAACAATCTGGCGAGGACGAACACCAAAACGAAGGCAATCAGCCCAAGGTAGCGTTCGTAGACGCCGTCGATGTTGTCCGGAAGAAAGAAGAAGACCGGCGCAGACACAGCCCATAGTATGGAAACACCGATCAACAACTTTTTGTAGTGCGTACCGGCCCGGTCTGCACCGGACGACATCAGCCATGGAACCAGCGCCATAGTCAGCCCAAGGGCGTAGACCAAATAGATGTGGATTACGACACCTTCGCTATCATTGTCGCCATACTCATTACGCGCACCAATGAGGAAAACGATGAGGCCCATAAGAGCAAGGCCTAGTATTCCTACGCTCCAGCGCCAGCCCCCCATATGGACGTGAGCCGAAAGCAGCGCAATCGAAACCAAGGACGCCGAGAATGCATAGATACCGATGTCGACGATAAATTCGTAGCGACCTGCACCCAGGTCGCTGATGGTATCCGCGATCCAATCGTGGTCAGGTACCACAAAATCGGCGATCAGAATGGCGACCGCGAAGATCACACATCCGGCTATTGCATACCAGCCGAGTAATATCATGAGCATCGGCTCGTCTTCGACTTTTGGCGCGGCGGTTTCGGTTTTCACAGTGGGTGCTAGCTCCGAGCGGGATCTTTCGAGCGCCGCAGCGCTCGGGATCGGGGTCGTGGAGACGGGGAGCAATTGAATGCCCCCCGCAACGTTTTGATATCAGGGTAAAACCTCAGTTCCACCAACCTTCATCGACCGCGTCCATTTCCTCGAGTTGTTCCTCGGTTTTGCGCGTGACGATGACGAAGGTTTTGTCGTCAACAGGCGTCAGCCGAATATCCTCTATGGGGAGAAGCACATGCTTGTCACCAATATCGAGGAAACCGCCGATTTCTGCCACGATACCGATCATCTGCCCCTCACGGTCGAGAATGATATCCTCGATCTCGCCAATATCGTTCCAGTCTGGTCCAACGCCGTCGGCCTCCCAGTTGCCCCAGGTGTCTTCGTCCATCGGACCGTTCAGCGTGTAAATATCGCCACCGGTGATGTCGCGGGACCGGATCAGATTTTCGGTATCCAAGTGGCTTTCCGCCAGCGCAGGACCAGCAGCAATTCCGGCTGCAAGCAGTAGAGATGCAAAGCGTTTCATCGATATTCCTCATTATGTAGTAAGAGCGCCCCACCGTGGGGCGTTGTGACGACAAAACGATAAACATCGCCTGCGGTTCCCTCTCGCCTCTCCGGTCAGGCAAAGAACATGCAATTCATTAAACCAGAACAAGTTTCCGAGCTGATAACGCATTCGGGAAGCCGCCGTAATGATGCTTCCAACCCGCTAATTCGACAGAAATCAGGCCGGATCGCCCCTGAGCAGATCTGATCGTCGGGGTTTTCAAAGACCTTGCAGCGGGTTGCCGACAATGACTGGTCTGCCAAGATTTGGCAGACCAGTAACTGCACCGCTGTGCCAAAACCGGTATGAACCGAGAAGCCTCGCCCTATCGCATCGATCTCAGACCGCTTGCGGGCTGGCTCCCACGAACTCCCAAGCAGAAGAAGCCTCGGCGCTATCAAATGCACGCGCCTCTACCGGGATGACCTTATCGGCCCATTTGATCATTGTTGCTGCACTTTCGGGCGCACCGATAACCGCATATCGCGCAACCTTGGACCAGGACCGAACCTGTGCCTTCAGAACATCGTCGTCAAACATGATATCAAGATCGCGACCCGTCATACTGCTCAGGTCGAGCAGCATGCTGACTTTGCCGGGGGCCTGATCGAAAACATCATTCATGTATTTCGACATCGCTTCCATATCATCATCATCAACATGGCCTTCGATTTTGAAGGCGTGAACGTCTGCTGTGGTTGTCGGGATTGAGTGGATTGAGCCGTGTTGGAACGCAGTCATGGTCATCTCCTGAAATATCGACTTTGAGCTTCAGGTTTAACGCGTACATTTGCCGGTAGTTCCTGCCTCGTGGATAAACGCGGTCACAAGCAGTGCTGTGTGAAATAGGCTAGGTTCGGTTTTCATCATTTGGCCCTTTCGATGATGGACCAAACTTGTCTGAAATCGACATTGCGATCTTCTACATAATCGCCAACGTCGCGCCTTGATCCGCCGTTCGTGCAGAATACAACATTCGGTACTTTGGACTCTTCACCGCCGTTAGATCGATTGCAGTACATCCAGTCGAACGATCGACCTGTCCCGCCCAAGACGGCCCATATCTGCCGTTCGGTTGGGTTGCCGTGTGCTGCGGTGCAGCCTGTCGAACCGGCCGTTCGCTTCGGACGCAAAATCCGGTTGCAATCGAGCTCACAGTCTGCGGACTTTGCCGACCTTGGATTTTACTACTTCGCTAACGCATCATACGTTAGCACGCGCGGCACGCTTAGCGTCGAAGGCCAGTGGATGTCGCCAAACCAGCCGTTGTTGCGTGTCAATTTTGCCAGATCCAAGAGCGCGTTTTCGCTGCAGCTTGGTGGGACTAGATGGACGTGGATCTATGTCCGCGTCTGGCTCCATGCAAAGACATGTAGTTTTTCGTACATACTGCGTAGTTCTTGGTGCATGCGCCTGCAGCTTGAAAATCTCAAGTACAGAATGCGCTCTTTTCCGCTTTCGCCGGATAAAGAAGGAACGGCAGCTAAATCAAATAAGGCTCCGGATGTAATTTCGCTTTAGACCGCAAGTGACCCCTCCAGGTCCTCCCGATCCCATTTTTCATGTTCCGCACACTGACCGAATGTCGGGTTTAATAGCTCTAAGCGGATAGCACGGACCAAACGCGTTCTTCATCGAACAGCTCACCGATAATCCGAACGGGCGGCTTGGGGCTTAGTCGAAGGACGGTTGGGATTGCAAGGATGTCGAATTCAATAGCGGCCTCTGGTGTTTCATTCAAATCTATCACCTCCAAGGCTTCCGCGGGATGATTATGATGAGTCAGAAGTTGAGAAAGGGTGCGAATTTGGATATCGGCGCTGGCGCCTTCGCCCGCCACAAAAATCAGGATCGATAGCTGTTCCTTTGTCGGATCATCCATCGTCAGTCTCCAGTTTAAGACCACGATTTCCCACTGCGAATAGGAGTTTTCGATGATCGTGCGCAGTGCCGCGTGCTTTGATGATCTGCAAAGATCGTTCCACACCTTCGTCGGTCACGATGAAGCTAAGCTCAATCAGCGTGTCCAAAATGGACGAAAATGCAATTGCACGATCAGGATCATTCACTTCGGAAGGTTCAAGCGTAATGACAGTTGTGATCGCCAATCGCTTGAGGTAATCAATCATGCGCACGATTGTTCTGTACACTGCATCCCTGTCGCCCGCCGTCGCCAAACTGGATACGGGATCCAGCACGACCAATGACGGTTGATGTTCATCGACACGGCGATAAAGCTCGACCAGATGTCGTTCCAGCCCCATCAATGTCGGACGGGCAGATGTGATAATTAAATGCCCGTCATCATGAAATTTTTGCAGATCAACGCCTGCCGATCCTACGTTTTCCATCAGTTCCTGAGGGGATTCCTCGAAACTGAGATACAGCACTGTGTCTCCTCGTGCGCATGTTGCCTCGGCTGCCTTCGCGGCAAGGATGGTTTTGCATGTTCCTGTGCTGCCCGTCAGCAAAAGTGTCGAACCAACCCGCACGCCGCCATCCAGCGCATCATCTAAAGCCATAAGGCCGGTCGAAACCCGATCGGTCGAAACCTTGTGGTCGAACAATGCGGAGGTAAGCGGCGCAATTGTCAGGCCCTTTTCGTCAATCAGAAAAGGGTATTTGTTTGGGCCGTGATGCGCCCCGCGAAATTTGACGATCCGCATCCGTCGCGTAGCGGTATCGCCTATGGTGTCGTTCTCAAGAACGATAACTGCATCCGCCACATATTCTTCGAACCCATGTCGTGTTAGACGACCGTCGCCCTGCTCCGCGCTCATCAGTGTGGTGACGCCTTCGTCTGACAAAGTGTTAAAAAGATGCACGAGTTCGCCACGGATCGCGCGTTCGTCTTCGAACATCGCAAAAAGGGTTTCGACCGTATCCAACGCAAGCAGCCGTGCGTTTGTCGCTTTGAGGGCCAGCTTGATCCGCATCCGAAGACCGTCGAGCGTGTAGTTCCCGACCTCAGTTGTTGCATCGCGGGTTTGTGCCACATAATCGATCCGGAACAGCCCCTTATCGATGAGGGCTTGCAGATCAAGGCCAATAGATGCTGCATTTTTGATGATAGCTTCCGGGCGTTCCTCAAACGACATGAAGACCGCCGGACTTCCAGCCGTAAGCGCAGCGTTCGCAAGTATTGAGAGCATGAATAAAGTTTTGCCGCAGCCTGCGCCTCCGGTGATGACGGTCGTGCGACCACGTGGCAGACCACCGCCGCTAAGCTGATCAAACCCCGATATTCCGGTCGTAAATTGTTCGATTTTGTTCATAGACTAGCTTGCTACCTGTTCTTGCGCGAGGTGGAGGTAAAGGGTGTCGAAGTCGCAGAGTTCGGCCATTCCAGCGATGTCGATCAATTGCACCAATCGTTTTTGACGTCGAATAAAGCCCGCCTTTTCAAGCTTGCTGATGCTCTTGTTGACGTGAACAACGGATAGGCCAAGGACATCGGCGATTTCTGCTTGAGACAGCGGAAAGATCATCGCGGCTTCGTCGGCTTGTTGAACGATCAGCAACCTGCGGTGCACCTCGAGGAGTAGGTGCGCAATGCGTTCAATCGCCTTTCGCCGTCCAAGCCGCACAACGTGTTCGCGCACGATGCTGTCTTCTTGTGCTGTGGCCCACCACAGTGCAGCACTCAGGCCGGAAGCCTTGCGTAGCAAATTCTGTAGGTCATCCTTATTAATAAGTCTTACTGTTAGCGAAGACAGCGCTTCAATCTCATGATCAATGCTCTTCAATACGAACACATCCGGCGTGACGATATCACCAGGCAACAGAATGTTGATGATCTGACGCTGGCCCTGTGACGTATAGCGACTGCGCGCGGCCCATCCGGAGGTCACGAGCACAACCGGCCCCACCTTATCACCGCGAGAGATGACAATCTCATCTCTTACGTATTGTTTTTCTACATAGGGCAGGCTGTCGAGTACAGCGATCTCGGACGATGGAACTCGCATATGAAAGCTAAGTCGCGTTATCAGTGGAGTGTAGGCAAAATTGAGCGTTTTCACGTGACAAAGTTCCATGTTCACTAAATTGGCGCGAAAAATGCTACCTTGATAACTATGTCATAGATTAACTTTGGAGTATACATAGTCCAATTTACTCGCCGCGTAGCGGCACAGAATTTTACCCTCCCGCAGCATTTTCACCGCTGCGAGCGCACGCAGCGAGAAAACCGAAAGTTCAGTGTGGGCTCGAACCCGCCCAATGCGTTTGCAGCAACACCGCTTGCCAGCGACCTCGGACACCGGCCGTTGAACAGGATGCTATGCTATTGTTGCCAGCGCTGTGCTGATGTCTGGGTTTTGAGGGAGGATTGGAGGGCTTATTATGCCAAGAGTCCAACTTCCCGCAGTCACCCCTCAGCGAAAGGCCTGGAATAAACGGCGGATCAACGGACAGAAACGACCGCTGCTTTCCAAACAAGTGTGGGCTATACGTGCCCGGCTCAAACTTGCAGGTTATCTTCGCGACCCCGCGCTGTTTAGCGTCGCAATTGATAGCAAACTGCGTGGTTGCGATCTGGTAACTCTCGCCGTCACGGATTTGGTCAAGGAGGACCGCATCCGTGAACGGGTGTCAGTGATCCAAAGCAAAACCAAGAAGCCAGTTCAGTTTGAATTGACTGAAAACACGAAGGATAGCGTCATTACATGGGCAAGATCACCCGATTTCATGGGCAAGATCACCCGAGACGATCGGGTGCCGCTTTATGTTCCCGAGCCGTTTTCATGAGCGTCCGCATATCTCAACACGTCAACATAGTCGACTTGTGCGTGACTGGGTTACAGCGATTGGTCTGGAACCCAGCGGATACGGCACACACTCGATGCGCCCCACCAAAGCTGCGGAAAACTACCGCAAGACGGGCAACCGATCCGCCGTGCACCTTTTGCTTGGCCACACGAAGGTAGATAGCAAGGTGCGTTATCTCAGCGTTGAGCTGGAAGATCCGATGCGCATAGCAGAACGGATCGATGTCTGAACGTTGTTGGCGGGCGGTTGTTGCCGTTCGCCAACCCAAAACGGACCTAGGAATTTAATGCCACTGTCGGCGGTAGCGAGCCCAACCGGGCCAGTGCTTTTTTTCACCGCTTAAACACGGAATAAAGAATTTGCCACGCTGACTCAGATTAAGGTCAGGTACAGTGTCGTGAGAAGCAGTCGTTTGAAGATTTTGCGGAATCTGATTTTCAGCACACAACCGATTGGTAAACAGTTCCTATGTTTTTGAGCATTAGATCATTATGGGCAGTCAGTGGTAAGGATCCTCATCAACAACTGTCAGGCCATGAAGCTGGCAGAACGCCTAAGCCGGATCGACTAGACGTTCTGATTTTGCTTAAGTTATTGAGAAATGTGGTCGTAGGTGGGCAAGGTAAACTCGTTCTCATCCGCGCTGCTACCATCAAACAATGACGCGAATTTCTGCACCACTGAAGATGCACCGATTGCGGCACCTGTATGTATCAGCTTCACCTTGAACCGTGACTGCGCGTAGGCGAGATCTGGCACACCTGGCGGCAACTTTTGTTTTTTGCGAGCGAATTCCTTGAACTTGTCCTCATAAGCTTTGAAAGCTGCTGCGTGATCTTCATGCGCGACAAGCTCATTGGCCAGGATGTATGATCC from Sulfitobacter sp. S190 includes the following:
- a CDS encoding deoxyribodipyrimidine photo-lyase, yielding MAINWSADICDRVRALNDVPLNRKNGARYVLCWIQQTLWAWDNPVIDAAVELGNDIGLPVVVYHGVREDYPYASDRLHHFLLHASRDLQQGCDERGVRCVTYVERKRRHEKGLVYRLAEDAAAVFTDDHPVFVARAQAKRFAERCNRTVFAVDTARLVPTRVLSDGLRATPAFRKASGALRPKYEAHQSDIAANAAILDGGLCFEDEALGNKSDDEIASIISECDIDHSLRPVLDFEPTSKAANAALRDFVVHRLELYPYQRNNPAEEDGVSRLSPYLHFGIIGPREITAAVRASDAPAKAKWKYLDELLTWREYFHYQAYRVEAPDSFDSVPEKPRHSLLAHVEDERPVLYKLTDLVHGRTDDETWNAAQRQWLHNGYMHNNLRMYWGKQLIKWTRDPETAWKTACYLNDRLSLDGRDPSTYGNMRWVFGMSKPGWREQPIYGWVPPKSDKAIRKREGAAAWLRSWACKDTLEITVSDSMPEEALKSM
- a CDS encoding type VI secretion protein ImpB; translated protein: MYQIAPNPVSRLYLDFDSFFATAEQHFNADLRGKPVGVVPLDRPNTGCIAISREAKALGVKGMASISEARKIVPDMIFVVARHDVYVRLHKRIIKVLETILPVTHVRSIDEVVCHLLPSEARKGHALADRIKTVLASAFSPVLTCSIGMAPTELLAKIGAEANKPNGFALIETSNLPKSLAHIKLTDIPGISTGMESRLMAAGVTDFRSLWAIAPKQARAIWRSVEGERFWNELHGLHAEKLPTQKRMFGHSRMLPADWRTPQKVAICARQLTLGAARRLRRDDLRATKMSVSFKGGGYRGRTNSRKDDLRWDWEGSFLPARDDHTFLETLGKSLKEAERAVNFAPRSVSVMLHGLTDDKQMTSDLFRGQMDPEQCGVAKWEKISDVMDKLRRDHGPEAITLGVQDIVPGGYLGAKIAFGRIPDQADFGSAPVDDAKTHFCKV
- a CDS encoding DUF998 domain-containing protein is translated as MILLGWYAIAGCVIFAVAILIADFVVPDHDWIADTISDLGAGRYEFIVDIGIYAFSASLVSIALLSAHVHMGGWRWSVGILGLALMGLIVFLIGARNEYGDNDSEGVVIHIYLVYALGLTMALVPWLMSSGADRAGTHYKKLLIGVSILWAVSAPVFFFLPDNIDGVYERYLGLIAFVLVFVLARLFIRRGRQLRSQ
- a CDS encoding PRC-barrel domain-containing protein, yielding MKRFASLLLAAGIAAGPALAESHLDTENLIRSRDITGGDIYTLNGPMDEDTWGNWEADGVGPDWNDIGEIEDIILDREGQMIGIVAEIGGFLDIGDKHVLLPIEDIRLTPVDDKTFVIVTRKTEEQLEEMDAVDEGWWN
- a CDS encoding STAS/SEC14 domain-containing protein; the encoded protein is MTAFQHGSIHSIPTTTADVHAFKIEGHVDDDDMEAMSKYMNDVFDQAPGKVSMLLDLSSMTGRDLDIMFDDDVLKAQVRSWSKVARYAVIGAPESAATMIKWADKVIPVEARAFDSAEASSAWEFVGASPQAV
- a CDS encoding circadian clock KaiB family protein, whose product is MDDPTKEQLSILIFVAGEGASADIQIRTLSQLLTHHNHPAEALEVIDLNETPEAAIEFDILAIPTVLRLSPKPPVRIIGELFDEERVWSVLSA
- the kaiC gene encoding circadian clock protein KaiC, with the protein product MNKIEQFTTGISGFDQLSGGGLPRGRTTVITGGAGCGKTLFMLSILANAALTAGSPAVFMSFEERPEAIIKNAASIGLDLQALIDKGLFRIDYVAQTRDATTEVGNYTLDGLRMRIKLALKATNARLLALDTVETLFAMFEDERAIRGELVHLFNTLSDEGVTTLMSAEQGDGRLTRHGFEEYVADAVIVLENDTIGDTATRRMRIVKFRGAHHGPNKYPFLIDEKGLTIAPLTSALFDHKVSTDRVSTGLMALDDALDGGVRVGSTLLLTGSTGTCKTILAAKAAEATCARGDTVLYLSFEESPQELMENVGSAGVDLQKFHDDGHLIITSARPTLMGLERHLVELYRRVDEHQPSLVVLDPVSSLATAGDRDAVYRTIVRMIDYLKRLAITTVITLEPSEVNDPDRAIAFSSILDTLIELSFIVTDEGVERSLQIIKARGTAHDHRKLLFAVGNRGLKLETDDG
- a CDS encoding Crp/Fnr family transcriptional regulator — encoded protein: MKTLNFAYTPLITRLSFHMRVPSSEIAVLDSLPYVEKQYVRDEIVISRGDKVGPVVLVTSGWAARSRYTSQGQRQIINILLPGDIVTPDVFVLKSIDHEIEALSSLTVRLINKDDLQNLLRKASGLSAALWWATAQEDSIVREHVVRLGRRKAIERIAHLLLEVHRRLLIVQQADEAAMIFPLSQAEIADVLGLSVVHVNKSISKLEKAGFIRRQKRLVQLIDIAGMAELCDFDTLYLHLAQEQVAS